CCCACTCGGCGATCGGCAGCACCTTGTAGCCGGCGGCGAGGTTGTTGATGTCGAACACGGCGATGCTCTGGCTGGCCTTGGGGTCGGGGTTCAGCGTGGTGTCGACATAGAGGTGCGTCGACTTCGGATGGGTCTTGACGAACAGCGAACCGCCGCCCTGGCCCTTCAGCACTTCGACTGCCTTCCAGGCGTGATCCTTGTGGCCTTCCGGATCGGTGGCGATCAGCGTGATCTTCTCGTTGCCGAGCGCCGAGGTGGCCCAGACCGGACCGAAGGTCGGATGGTTGAAGTTGGCGCCGCGACCCGGATGCGGGATCTTGTCGGCGTCGACCAGCGCAACCATCTTGCGTTCCTTCGAGTCGACCACGGCGATCTTGTTCGACTGGTTCGCGGCGGTGATGAAGTAGCGGTGGGTGACATCCCAGCCGCCGTCATGCAGGAAGCGCGCGGCGTCGAGCGTGGTCACCGACAGGTTGTCGAGATCTTCGTAGTTCACCAGCAGGATGCGGCCGGTTTCCTTGACGTTGACGATGAACTCCGGGTGCTCGTGGCTGGCGACGATCGCCGCGACGCGCGGTTCCGGGTGATATTCCTGGGTATCGACGGTCATGCCGCGGGTCGAGACGATCTTCTTCGGCTCCAGCGTCGGACCGTCCATGATCACGAATTGCGGCGGCCAGTAGGCACCGGCGATCGCGAGCTTGTCTTCAAAGCCCTTGTACTTCGAGGTCTCGACCGAGCGTGCTTCCAGGCCGATCTTGATCTCGGCGACGATTGCCGGCGGATTCATCCACAGGTCGATCAGGTCGATCTTGGCGTCGCGGCCGATGGTGTAGGCATAACGGCGCGAGTGCGACGGACGCGTGATATGCACGGCGTAGCCGGTCTTCAGGGTGTTGACGATTTCCTTGGTGTCGCCGTCGATGATCGCGATTTCGCCGGCATCACGCAGGGTGACGACGAAGAAATTGTCGATGTTGCGGCTGTGCATCGGCTTGGTCGGGCGCTCCGATTCCGGAATCAGCACCTTCCAGCTCTCCTTCATCTCCTTCATGCCCCACTCCGGCGGTGCCGGCGGTTCGTGCTGGAGGAAGCGGGCCATGATGTCGACCTCAGCCGCGGTCAGCGCACCCGAGGTACCCCAGTTCGGCATGCCTGCGGGCGAGCCGAAGTTGATCAGCGCCTTCAGGTAGTCGGTGCCCTTGGCACGGGTGATGTCCGGGGTCAGCGGCTTGCCGGTGGCGCCCTTGCGCAGCACGCCGTGGCAACCGGCGCAACGCTCGAAGAAGATCTCGGTGGCGCGGTTGAACTCGGTCTCGGACAGCGAGGGCGCGCCCGGGCTGACGATCATCTTGACGTCCTTCGACTTCACCGACGACGGCGCGCCCTGATAGCCCTGCTCGCTCTGCTTGGTGCCGACGTGGCGTTCGCCCTGGGCCGGGTCGCTGCTGACCGCGAGGGTCTTGCGTGCCGCAGCCACGTCCTTCTTCGACACCACCTGGCCATTGTTGCCCCAGCTGGCGTAGATGAAGGTGACGATATTGGCGACCTCGTCATCGCTGAGGTGGCTCATCGCCGGCATCAC
The window above is part of the Lysobacterales bacterium genome. Proteins encoded here:
- a CDS encoding c-type cytochrome → MRKTTPLLWLALALSGAVAADDVANERLPKQGLEAGKAAFLANCAACHQPEGTGMAGAFPPLAGSDFLTKNDKQMVVASILKGISGEITVNGNKFNGVMPAMSHLSDDEVANIVTFIYASWGNNGQVVSKKDVAAARKTLAVSSDPAQGERHVGTKQSEQGYQGAPSSVKSKDVKMIVSPGAPSLSETEFNRATEIFFERCAGCHGVLRKGATGKPLTPDITRAKGTDYLKALINFGSPAGMPNWGTSGALTAAEVDIMARFLQHEPPAPPEWGMKEMKESWKVLIPESERPTKPMHSRNIDNFFVVTLRDAGEIAIIDGDTKEIVNTLKTGYAVHITRPSHSRRYAYTIGRDAKIDLIDLWMNPPAIVAEIKIGLEARSVETSKYKGFEDKLAIAGAYWPPQFVIMDGPTLEPKKIVSTRGMTVDTQEYHPEPRVAAIVASHEHPEFIVNVKETGRILLVNYEDLDNLSVTTLDAARFLHDGGWDVTHRYFITAANQSNKIAVVDSKERKMVALVDADKIPHPGRGANFNHPTFGPVWATSALGNEKITLIATDPEGHKDHAWKAVEVLKGQGGGSLFVKTHPKSTHLYVDTTLNPDPKASQSIAVFDINNLAAGYKVLPIAEWAKLGPGPKRVVQPEYNQAGDEVWFSVWSGSKEESAIVVINDKTLKLKKVIKGPTLITPTGKFNVFNTANDIY